A stretch of Schistocerca cancellata isolate TAMUIC-IGC-003103 chromosome 3, iqSchCanc2.1, whole genome shotgun sequence DNA encodes these proteins:
- the LOC126176701 gene encoding uncharacterized protein LOC126176701, whose product MPALAALLLCAAALAVVATAAPSDRQQARFTALMQQARKFKCREPRPRAVLSTELVYVGPSERVNPPYAVLHRCDGGAGCCESHDRICDVRDAQEVTLVFLVSDTVRGGSEYREATHTNHTRCHCVSKEPQPPK is encoded by the coding sequence ATGCCCGCGCTCGCCGCTCTCCTACTGTGCGCCGCAGCCTTGGCTGTCGTGGCGACGGCGGCGCCCTCCGACCGGCAGCAAGCTCGCTTCACGGCGCTCATGCAGCAGGCGCGCAAGTTCAAGTGCCGCGAGCCGCGGCCGCGCGCCGTGCTCTCCACGGAGCTGGTCTACGTGGGCCCTTCGGAGCGCGTGAACCCGCCCTACGCCGTGCTGCACCGCTGCGACGGCGGCGCCGGCTGCTGCGAGAGCCACGACCGCATCTGCGATGTGCGGGACGCGCAGGAGGTCACGCTCGTCTTCCTCGTGTCGGACACTGTGCGAGGCGGCTCCGAATACCGCGAGGCGACGCATACCAACCACACGCGGTGCCACTGCGTCAGCAAGGAGCCCCAGCCGCCAAAGTAG